The Dyadobacter sandarakinus DNA window ATGCCACAAATGGGTGCGCGACGGTTTCGAGCGTGGAAATGCCACAACCCAGAATAAACAAAGCGCCGCCGAAAAACGGAAAGGAAGCCGCCGCTGCCGCAGGTACAAACAGGAACGCGCCCAGTGCAAAAAGCCCCAGCCCGAAAAGCACCCCGTTTTTGTACCCAAACCGCTTCATGAAAAGTCCGGCTGGAATGCCCATCACGCCATAGGCCCCAAAAATGGCAAACTGCACGAATGCAGACTGAGTTTTGGTCAGACTCAGTACATGCTGAAAATGCTTGTTAAGTACATCTCCCATGGTAATGGCAATTCCCCAGAACATGAAAAGAGAGGTGACGAAGACGAGTGTAACGAGGTATTTTTTGTCTGTAAATCGGGGAGCGGTGACAGTACCGGGAGGTGGGAAGTTGCTCATTTAGCTGAATAATAAAAATAAATATAAGGTCAGGTCTATTTTTAACAAATGTAAACCAGAGAAATGTAAAATCGGTATGGGCCCAAACATTTTCACGCGGGCCGCAATGTGCGCGTAAACTTACTTCCGGCTAAAAAACTCACTCATAAAAAGCAGCTGGTACTTGACTGCATTGTTCCAGTACGGCCAGTTGTGGGCACCGGGACGTGTCACATAGTCATGCTGAATGCCGCGGTACAGCAGTTCTTCATGCAGTTTTTCATTGACTTTGAAGAAAAAATCCTCGGTCCCGCAATCAATCATGAGTGCCAGGGCATTGGGCGTAAGCAGGTGCAGCATGTTGATGACTGTGTTACGTTCCCAGCGCTCAGGCTGCTCGGCGTAGGTACCGAGCCTTTTGGCCATGTCCCAGTTGTTGGGATAAGGTCTGATATCCACTCCCCCGCTCATGCTGCCCGCCGCGCCGAAAATGTCCTGGTGACGCATGGCAAGGTACAATGCCCCGTGCCCGCCCATGCTCAGCCCGGTAATCGCGCGGCCTTTGCGGTCTTTGATCGTCTTGTATTTACTGTCTATCCAGCGCACGAGCTCTCCGGACAAATAGGTCTCGTATTTCCACTGATTATCCGCCGGGCTGTCCCAGTACCAGCTTCCGAATCCGCCGTCCGGGCACACGATCATCATCTGGTAACGGTCTGCGGCACTCTTAAAATCGTTTGCTTTGGTAATCCAGTCGGCATAGTTGCCGCTGTACCCGTGCAGGAGGTACACCACGGGCATGGCACTGGCCGTATTGTAGTTATCGGGTCTGACGACCACTGCCTTGATCGACTTTTTCATGGCATTGCTGTACGTCTCAACGGTATCAACGATGGCGGCCTGGGCCAGCAGGGAACAGGAAATCAGGAAGCTCAGGCATAGAACTGCTTTTTTCATAAACGGAATGGGTATTGAGGGCCTGTACCAGCAAAGTGGCCAGGCGGGTTTGAGATAATTTTTCTACAACTTAAACCTTTTGTCATGATGCAGCCAAAACACTTTGTAGAATCCGCACGCTTGCAGCATGCTGAAGCTCCTTTGACAGGGCTGGCATTCTAATTGATAGTATCATCGATATTATTAATCCTGCTAACTCAAAAAAACAAGACAATGGGAAATCTCCTGTACACCATCGCCGTCATTCTGGTTATTCTTTGGTTGATCGGCTACTTTGGTTTTGCCAGCTTCGGCCTGGGCAACGTTATCCATATTCTTCTGGTGATCGCCGTGATTGCGATTATCCTCCGTGTGATCCGCGGCGACAGGGTCGTGTAGTACACATTGTAAGGTCGTGCAAACAGGCAGGACCGCAGGGTTTAAAGAATTACCTTATCCATCGTGATCATCTGACAGGCAGCCCCGAAAAGGCTGCCTGTTTTGCTTATTGGCATAATGTTTTTTCACAAGTATTGTAAAAAGGAGCTAAAAAACGAGGCACTATGACGGAGCACACGGAAGATTACGACATGCCGACGATGGTCAATGCGGCATTTACCGATAAGGAGAAGGCCCAGCTTGCATTTGATGAGCTTACTTACAGGGGTTATGAAGAATCAGAAACCAGCTATAAGGCCGACGGCACCAGCATCATCCTTTCGTTTACACCCCGCACGGTGGAAGACAGGCTGGAAGTTGTAACTGCCTGGGTTGAACTCGGCGCCCAGCTTCTTCATGGAAACGAAAATTATACCGCCTAACCCGGCACGACGCCTCAGCAGCAGCGATGACGCACGAAAAAATTTTTAAACGCAAGGACGGAAGTCAGGTAAAAGTAAGTGTCTGGTTATATGTTCATCAGGCCCAGGCCAACTGGGGTTATGTCATTCTGGTTCAGGAAGCGGATTCTGACCGCTGGTTTGATCCTTTCAGTGACAAGGATTACATCATGCGCATTATGACTCCGAAATTTGAAGACGGCCTCAAAATGGACACTTTTGATAATTACGTGACACCTAAAGAGATCCTGCAAACCAAAATGGAGCTCTGGGAGCGGATCAGGCCTTCGTGAGTCAGAGCAGGTCCTTGATGATCACCCATACGTTTTCGGCCAGGATGCGGTGACCTTCGGCAGTAGGGTGAATGCCGTCGGGCTGGTTGAGCTTTGACTCGCCTCCTACCCCTTCCAGCAGAAACGGGATCAGTTTGACATTATTTTCCTTGGCCAGCGCTGCATAAACCTGCCTGAAGTCCGATGCATACTGTTGTCCCATATTGGGCGGTATCTGCATTCCGGCCAGTACGATCTGGGCTGCGGGGTACTTGGCTTTTACCTTGTCCATGATCGCCTGAAGGTTTTTCCTCGTTTCTGAAACTGGTATCCCGCGCAGTCCGTCATTTCCGCCCAGTTCGAGCACAAAAATGTCCAGTGGCTGTTTCAGCAGCCAGTCGATCCGGCCGTTGCCGCCGGCGGTAGTCTCACCGCTCACACCGGCATTGATCACCTTGTAATTCAACTTTAATGAGTCAATGCGCTTCTGGATCAGCCCGGCAAATCCCAGCGATGGATCATCCAAACCGTAGGCGGCCGTCAGGCTGTTTCCAAAAAAAACTATCGTCTTCTTTTTGGCCGGCGGCGCGGCGGCTGCAGCAGCCGTATCTGCCTTTGCTTCCGAGGCATTTTTTTCTTTTGTGTTACAGGAAATCAGCCCGGCAACCAGTGTGAATATCATAGCCAGGTTTGCAAATCGGTTCATATCTTTAAAAATCTTTACTTGGAACAATTCTTTGACTCCGGCCGGAACGACCATTCATTTTGTATAAACCACCACTTACCTATATTTTCTGGTAACCCGGGCCAAAAAACCTCCAATTTAGTTAAAGGCTCCCAGGCCACTTTTCGCATTCAAATACAGCACCATTAATGGATACCATACTCGATCTGCAGCAAGTAAGTAAAATTTATAAAAGTGGCAACCGCTCCCTGACCGTTCTTGACGATATTAATTTTTCGATACCCGCCGGCTCCACCATGTCGATCGTGGGCCCGTCGGGCAGCGGCAAAACAACATTGCTGGGCTTATGCGCCGGCCTCGACCGGGCTACTTCCGGGACGGTGGCATTGCATGGCACCCGCCTCAATGGTCTCAGCGAAGACCAGCTGGCGGCAGTACGCAACCAGTACGTAGGATTTATTTTTCAGAACTTTCAGCTGCTGCCCACGCTTACAGCCCTTGAAAATGTGATGGTACCGCTCGAACTCCGGGGCGAAAAAAACATCAGACCGCGCGCACTCGACCTCCTCGACAAAGTAGGACTGGCCGAGCGGAGCCACCACTACCCTACCCAGCTCAGCGGGGGCGAGCAGCAACGGGTGTCGCTGGCGCGCGCATTTTCCAATGAGCCGCGCATATTGTTTGCAGACGAACCTACCGGCAACCTCGATGCCGATACCAGCGTGAAGGTGGTTAAACTTTTATTTGACCTCAATAAAGAAGCAGGCACTACCCTCGTGCTGGTAACACACGACCTCGAACTGGCTGCCCGAACGCAGCGCATTGTCCGCATCAAAGGCGGAAAGCTTACCTCCGACGAGCTCAACAACATCTGACCTGCAACATGGAAAATCAACGTTTTGACCTCGCGTGGCTG harbors:
- a CDS encoding alpha/beta hydrolase, producing the protein MKKAVLCLSFLISCSLLAQAAIVDTVETYSNAMKKSIKAVVVRPDNYNTASAMPVVYLLHGYSGNYADWITKANDFKSAADRYQMMIVCPDGGFGSWYWDSPADNQWKYETYLSGELVRWIDSKYKTIKDRKGRAITGLSMGGHGALYLAMRHQDIFGAAGSMSGGVDIRPYPNNWDMAKRLGTYAEQPERWERNTVINMLHLLTPNALALMIDCGTEDFFFKVNEKLHEELLYRGIQHDYVTRPGAHNWPYWNNAVKYQLLFMSEFFSRK
- a CDS encoding lmo0937 family membrane protein codes for the protein MGNLLYTIAVILVILWLIGYFGFASFGLGNVIHILLVIAVIAIILRVIRGDRVV
- a CDS encoding arylesterase, with the protein product MNRFANLAMIFTLVAGLISCNTKEKNASEAKADTAAAAAAPPAKKKTIVFFGNSLTAAYGLDDPSLGFAGLIQKRIDSLKLNYKVINAGVSGETTAGGNGRIDWLLKQPLDIFVLELGGNDGLRGIPVSETRKNLQAIMDKVKAKYPAAQIVLAGMQIPPNMGQQYASDFRQVYAALAKENNVKLIPFLLEGVGGESKLNQPDGIHPTAEGHRILAENVWVIIKDLL
- a CDS encoding ABC transporter ATP-binding protein, whose protein sequence is MDTILDLQQVSKIYKSGNRSLTVLDDINFSIPAGSTMSIVGPSGSGKTTLLGLCAGLDRATSGTVALHGTRLNGLSEDQLAAVRNQYVGFIFQNFQLLPTLTALENVMVPLELRGEKNIRPRALDLLDKVGLAERSHHYPTQLSGGEQQRVSLARAFSNEPRILFADEPTGNLDADTSVKVVKLLFDLNKEAGTTLVLVTHDLELAARTQRIVRIKGGKLTSDELNNI